The following proteins are co-located in the Flavobacteriales bacterium genome:
- a CDS encoding PglZ domain-containing protein, translating to MRKINILWADDEIDLLKPHIIFLEEKGYQVQTTTNGNEAIDALDQTPADIVFLDENMPGLSGMETLDRIKKKDPNLPVVIITKNEDESLMEDAIGSRIAGYLLKPVNPKQILLLLKKTLDESRLVSEKTTMSYQQEFRSIGMTLGDRLDQEEWKALYQKLTFWDLELQQSDQNDMNEILQHQKQEANTLFSKYIEKNYLDWLNQPDKDTPIMSHTLLQKSVFPLLKQGKKIFLVLIDNLRYDQWKMLNPLLGQQFRLEEETMYYSILPTATQYARNALFAGLMPSEISKKYPNYWVDEQDEGSKNRFEAELLQEHLKRFGLNIKSSYHKIVNLQAGKKLSENLQNLKDNQLNVIVFNFVDMLSHARTDMEVIRELADDEAAYRSLTLSWFEHSPLRDIFRQLAQGDWADVKTVITSDHGTIRVQEPSKVVGDKNTSTNLRYKHGKNLKYEDSEVFAIERPEDAFLPRTNVSSKYIFAKDQKFFAYPNNYNYYVNFYRNTFQHGGISLEEVLVPFVMMSAK from the coding sequence ATGAGAAAAATCAACATTTTATGGGCAGACGATGAGATCGATCTGTTGAAACCACATATCATTTTTCTGGAAGAGAAGGGCTATCAGGTTCAAACCACAACCAATGGGAATGAGGCCATTGATGCTTTGGATCAGACCCCTGCGGATATTGTGTTCCTCGATGAGAATATGCCCGGTTTGTCTGGTATGGAGACCCTGGACCGGATCAAAAAGAAAGACCCGAATCTACCCGTAGTCATCATCACCAAAAATGAAGATGAATCGCTGATGGAGGATGCCATCGGGTCACGAATTGCAGGCTATTTGCTGAAGCCCGTGAACCCAAAGCAAATTCTTCTGTTGCTCAAAAAGACGCTGGACGAAAGTCGGCTGGTTAGCGAAAAAACTACGATGAGCTACCAGCAGGAATTCCGTTCCATCGGGATGACGCTCGGAGACCGTCTCGACCAGGAAGAGTGGAAAGCGCTTTATCAGAAGCTCACATTCTGGGATCTCGAATTACAGCAGTCCGACCAGAATGATATGAATGAGATTCTGCAACATCAAAAGCAGGAAGCCAACACGCTGTTCTCAAAATACATTGAGAAAAATTACCTGGATTGGCTCAATCAACCGGACAAGGATACCCCGATCATGTCCCATACCCTGCTTCAGAAATCCGTCTTCCCCTTACTCAAACAGGGAAAGAAAATATTCCTTGTTCTCATTGATAACCTGAGGTACGACCAGTGGAAAATGCTGAACCCCCTGTTGGGTCAACAGTTCCGGCTTGAAGAAGAAACGATGTATTACAGCATCCTTCCCACCGCCACGCAGTATGCCCGTAATGCTCTTTTTGCTGGACTGATGCCCTCCGAGATTAGTAAAAAATATCCTAACTACTGGGTAGATGAACAGGATGAGGGGAGTAAAAACCGCTTTGAAGCTGAGCTGCTTCAGGAGCATCTGAAACGTTTCGGATTGAATATCAAATCATCTTATCATAAGATCGTTAACCTTCAGGCCGGGAAAAAACTTTCGGAAAATCTCCAGAACCTGAAAGACAATCAACTGAACGTGATTGTATTCAATTTTGTAGACATGCTGTCCCATGCCCGTACCGATATGGAAGTGATCAGGGAACTGGCCGATGATGAGGCAGCCTACAGGTCCCTCACCTTGTCGTGGTTCGAACATTCCCCGCTTCGTGATATCTTCAGACAATTGGCGCAAGGTGACTGGGCGGATGTTAAAACAGTGATCACATCGGATCATGGTACCATCCGCGTACAGGAACCCAGTAAGGTGGTTGGAGATAAAAATACCTCCACTAATCTACGCTACAAACATGGAAAGAATCTGAAGTACGAAGATTCGGAGGTGTTTGCGATCGAACGTCCTGAAGATGCCTTTCTTCCGAGGACCAATGTGAGCAGTAAGTATATCTTTGCAAAGGATCAGAAGTTTTTTGCTTACCCCAACAACTATAATTA